A genomic segment from Montipora foliosa isolate CH-2021 chromosome 9, ASM3666993v2, whole genome shotgun sequence encodes:
- the LOC137971061 gene encoding neuronal acetylcholine receptor subunit alpha-10-like, which produces MNSLSKEGMLLFAVLLVKFQALIVVAISVTPEERLISDLLENYTREARPVKNPKNRIVVVFGFELVQLVNVNDRNQMITTNVWVRQIWTNELLTWDPDKYDGIQAVRLDASRVWIPDIVLYNSADNEFSGGTDKYKTPVILTNTGKCSWFCPASFTSTCPIDVQYFPFDQQKCVLKFGSWTYEVIDLDMRQENGSSKSQYVESAEWKLQDVKKQRNAKLYSCCKHELADISITIVMDRKPLFYLFNLVIPCLIILSMILLGFFLPPESGERITLSITVLLAMAVFLQLVGESLPRNSETVPLLGKFYITIMGEISISLMLTCWVLNIHYHGSGSSAKEVPLWARVVVLQWLGYLLCVGKPDGSSPDVPNPDLRYHQDDRRKGAPFALDWETTFSPAANCHCARCMHARGAHFSAGERSPDESRLLEVRYTTDTPVDLPELRTKDRPKEKLSEQISVLANSIREREKVEKNQEDWKYFAMVMDRFFFWLYSMTICISTLTIFLSREDVDS; this is translated from the exons ATGAATTCACTCTCAAAGGAAGGAATGCTACTCTTTGCAGTTCTCTTGGTAAAGTTCCAAG CCTTGATAGTGGTAGCAATATCTGTCACACCAGAAGAGCGACTGATCTCGGATTTGCTTGAAAATTACACGAGGGAAGCCAGGCCAGTAAAGAATCCCAAGAACAGAATTGTAGTTGTGTTCGGATTTGAGCTTGTTCAGTTAGTAAACGTG AATGATCGAAATCAAATGATCACCACTAATGTCTGGGTGCGACAG ATCTGGACCAATGAGTTGTTAACATGGGATCCGGATAAATATGATGGTATACAAGCCGTCAGACTTGATGCGTCTCGAGTTTGGATCCCGGATATTGTCTTATATAACAG CGCTGACAATGAATTCAGTGGAGGCACGGATAAATACAAGACGCCTGTAATTTTAACGAACACCGGCAAATGCAGTTGGTTTTGTCCTGCATCTTTTACCAGTACTTGTCCAATAGACGTGCAGTACTTTCCGTTTGATCAACAGAAGTGTGTTTTAAAGTTTGGCTCCTGGACGTACGAG GTGATAGACCTTGACATGAGACAGGAAAATGGCTCTTCAAAATCTCAGTACGTTGAAAGTGCAGAATGGAAACTTCAGGATGTCAAGAAGCAACGAAACGCAAAGCTTTACTCGTGTTGCAAGCACGAACTTGCTGATATTAGTATAACGATTGTCATGGATAGGAAACCACTTTTCTACCTCTTCAATCTTGTGATTCCCTGCCTCATTATATTGTCCATGATTTTGCTGGGATTTTTCTTGCCTCCAGAATCCGGTGAACGAATCACACTCAGTATCACTGTGTTGCTAGCCATGGCTGTGTTTCTACAGCTTGTGGGAGAGAGTCTGCCTCGGAACTCCGAGACGGTTCCGCTTTTAGGAAAGTTCTACATCACCATCATGGGGGAGATCTCCATCTCGCTCATGCTGACATGTTGGGTGTTGAACATCCATTACCACGGCTCCGGAAGCTCTGCTAAGGAGGTACCCCTGTGGGCTCGGGTAGTCGTCTTGCAGTGGTTGGGATACCTGCTGTGCGTCGGTAAACCAGACGGCAGCTCCCCGGACGTACCCAACCCCGATCTCAGATATCACCAGGACGATCGACGGAAAGGCGCGCCGTTTGCGTTGGACTGGGAGACAACGTTTTCGCCCGCGGCAAACTGCCACTGCGCGCGGTGTATGCACGCAAGAGGGGCTCACTTTAGCGCGGGGGAGAGAAGCCCCGACGAATCTCGTCTCCTGGAAGTTAGATACACCACAGATACGCCTGTTGATTTGCCCGAGCTTCGCACTAAAGATCGACCCAAAGAGAAACTTTCAGAACAAATAAGCGTTCTTGCAAATAGCATTCGAGAGCGTGAGAAGGTGGAGAAGAATCAGGAAGACTGGAAGTATTTTGCAATGGTCATGGATAGGTTTTTCTTTTGGCTATATTCTATGACCATATGTATTTCGACTTTAACTATCTTCTTGAGTCGTGAAGACGTGGATTCGTGA
- the LOC137970780 gene encoding neuronal acetylcholine receptor subunit beta-3-like encodes MRLLRLAILFVWTFNSTKGSGNSTEQDLINYLLRGYNKDAHPIPEQNKSSYTVTFGLELVQLVNVDDKNQIITTNVWVRQKWTNLLLTWQPEDYGGIKRVRLDPKLLWIPDIVLYNSADSEFSGGLEKYKTRVIVDSDGTCSWYSPASFRSTCPIDVTHFPFDEQTCTMKFGSWTFEVVDLDIHADLSPLHSTQYVKSAEWDLMGASRKRNVQSYACCTYPFSDVTITFVFKRKPLFYIFNLIIPCMIIMSMVLLGFFLPPESGERITLSITVLLAMAVFLQLAAENLPRNSENVPVMGIFYITVMLEVAISLVATCYILHIHHRNSGTAVVPVPPWVDRCVLNKLGKILGVKKPVTEDNYDLSSRKDFKRLSLMKKDFETRMGNGISKNSFQTKMILDKAQAGTYTTVSSPEEFCLTSFSMNSVEGSATRMDMTQDKGNRRDSGDSNSTKTAQGVMVLVDSLKHRRQIEKNQEEWRHLAMVLDRFFFWIFVLLISFSTFVVLARV; translated from the exons ATGAGGCTATTGCGTCTGGCCATCTTATTTGTTTGGACCTTCAACAGCACAAAAG GTTCAGGCAATTCCACAGAGCAGGATCTTATCAACTATTTATTAAGGGGATATAACAAAGACGCTCACCCAATCCCCGAACAAAACAAATCTTCCTACACAGTCACTTTTGGATTGGAATTGGTCCAGCTGGTTAATGTT GATGATAAGAACCAGATTATAACGACAAACGTATGGGTCAGGCAG AAATGGACCAATCTTCTATTAACATGGCAACCAGAAGACTACGGAGGCATCAAACGAGTCCGGCTTGATCCGAAATTGCTGTGGATTCCAGATATTGTTCTTTACAATAG TGCGGACAGCGAGTTCAGCGGTGGACTTGAAAAGTACAAGACCCGAGTGATCGTTGATTCCGACGGCACATGTTCATGGTACAGTCCTGCCTCGTTTCGGAGCACATGTCCCATTGACGTTACACATTTTCCGTTCGACGAACAAACATGCACCATGAAGTTTGGATCGTGGACTTTTGAAGTCGTTGATCTCGATATCCACGCTGATTTGTCGCCCCTCCATTCCACTCAGTACGTGAAAAGTGCCGAGTGGGATTTAATGGGCGCTTCGAGAAAACGAAACGTACAGTCATACGCGTGTTGTACTTACCCATTTTCCGACGTCACTATAACATTCGTTTTCAAGCGGAAACCTTTGTTCTACATCTTCAACTTGATCATACCCTGTATGATAATCATGTCTATGGTACTACTCGGATTCTTCTTACCTCCGGAGTCTGGCGAGCGAATTACTCTGAGCATTACAGTGCTGTTAGCGATGGCGGTCTTCTTGCAGCTGGCGGCCGAGAATTTGCCCCGGAACTCCGAAAATGTTCCGGTGATGGGGATATTTTACATCACTGTTATGTTGGAAGTCGCCATCTCGCTCGTGGCCACGTGTTATATTCTTCACATTCATCATCGCAATTCTGGTACCGCTGTGGTTCCAGTTCCTCCCTGGGTCGATAGATGCGTCCTAAACAAGCTGGGAAAGATCTTGGGCGTGAAGAAACCCGTAACAGAAGACAATTACGACTTGTCGTCGCGGAAGGATTTCAAAAGGCTTTCACTTATGAAAAAAGACTTCGAAACACGTATGGGGAACGGGATCAGCAAGAACTCTTTTCAAACCAAGATGATCCTTGATAAAGCACAAGCTGGAACGTACACAACTGTAAGTTCCCCTGAAGAATTTTGTTTGACATCGTTTTCAATGAACTCTGTTGAAGGTTCAGCGACTAGGATGGATATGACGCAAGATAAAGGAAATAGAAGGGACAGTGGCGACAGCAATAGTACGAAAACGGCACAGGGAGTTATGGTGTTAGTGGATAGCTTGAAGCATCGACGACAAATTGAAAAGAACCAGGAGGAATGGAGGCATCTGGCAATGGTGCTGGATAGATTTTTTTTCTGGATTTTTGTCCTGCTTATAtcgttttcaacttttgtcgTTCTAGCGAGAGTGTAG